One segment of Prionailurus bengalensis isolate Pbe53 chromosome E3, Fcat_Pben_1.1_paternal_pri, whole genome shotgun sequence DNA contains the following:
- the NUPR2 gene encoding nuclear protein 2, whose translation MGDDEMGPAFLNARARVRQPPAEAWPPVSSEDELYDCLDYYYLRDFPACGAGRSKGRTRRERELRANWPVPGGHERKIAQKLLNGQRKRRQRQLQPRARTRLA comes from the coding sequence ATGGGGGACGACGAGATGGGCCCGGCGTTTCTCAACGCCCGGGCTCGGGTCCGGCAGCCTCCAGCCGAGGCGTGGCCGCCCGTGAGCTCCGAGGACGAGCTCTACGATTGCCTGGATTATTACTACCTGCGCGACTTCCCGGCCTGCGGGGCCGGGCGCAGCAAGGGCCGGACGCGGCGCGAGCGGGAACTGCGCGCCAACTGGCCAGTGCCCGGAGGCCACGAGCGCAAGATCGCGCAGAAGCTCCTCAACGGTCAGCGCAAGCGTCGCCAGCGCCAGCTGCAGCCCCGGGCGCGCACTCGCCTCGCCTGA